The following is a genomic window from Rutidosis leptorrhynchoides isolate AG116_Rl617_1_P2 chromosome 8, CSIRO_AGI_Rlap_v1, whole genome shotgun sequence.
attgacctagatgatcaatattaaTGAATTATAGACATTCTTaagcttagagagagttaagatggagagaatttggattagaaaatcaaagaaatgtgatgtgtgtgttgtttgaaaaaaatgcctaatgcttagtcaatataaggttactagtttttgttttcatgctcataagtcatgctagttgtcaaatgatagttcctacatatcttggtgactcacaagggctgctaagagctggtcattagagtgtatataccaatagtaaatacatttagaagctgtgtattgtacgagtacgaatacgggtgtatacgagtagaattgttgatgaaaatgaatgagaatgcaattgtaagcatttttgataagtagaagtactttgatatgtgtcttgaagtctttcaaaagtatatgaatacatcttaaaatactacatgtatatacattttaactgagtcgttaattcatcgttagtcgttacatgtaagtgttgttttgaaacctttaagttaacgatctcatttaatgtatttaacccattgtttattatatctaatgagatgttaaattattacattatcatgatattatgatgtatgaatatatcttaatatgatatatatacattaaaatgtcgttacaacgataatcgttacatatatgcctcgtttcgaaattcttaagttagtagtcttgtttttacatatgtagttcattgttaatatacataatgatatatataattatcattttattatgttaaatatagtgtaacaataccttaatatgatacatatgtatttagtaaggcgttgttataacgataatcgttatatatatcgtttcgagtttcttaacttagtaatctcatttttatgtatgtaactcattgttaatatacctagtgagatacttacttatcataatatcatgttaattatatatatatatatatatatatatatatatatatatatatatatatatccatatatatatcatcatatagtttttacaagttttaacgttcgtgaatcgccgatcaactcgggtggtcaattgtctacatgaaactcattttaattaatcaagtcttaacaagtttgattgcttaacatgttggaaacatttaatcatgtaaatatcaatttcatttaatatatataaatatagaaaagttcaggtcactacaaaaaTAAGATATAGTATTTGTGTCATTCATTACTTATAATTGGAGAGGTCCAAAGATCGCTATGAATAATATCAAAAGGTTTATAAGTTAATGAATTAGATGCATAAAAAGATAATTTCACTTGTTTGTCAAAAATACATGATTGACAAATCTTATTGCTAATTTTTGAATTACATGAGATGTAATTTTTATTGCTAAGATTCTTTAAAATAGATTCGCCCAGGTGACCAAGGCGATGATACCACAAAGTGGATGAAACGGCAGAGAAGGCCAAATGAGAGTTGAGACGTTGTTGAAGTAGAGATGCATTGAGAGGGTATAAGTCATCGGAGCTGTTACATCGCATGATTGGAGTCCCCTTCAGAAAATCCTTCAAAGTAAAACCAAAGAGGTCGAATTCTAAAGAGATAGAGTTATCAATAGATAAGCGACGAACTGAAATAAgattttttattaagtttggtgagCATAAGATATTAGATAGGTGAAGAGGTCGGTTATGAGAGTATTATAAAGAGTGGCCCGAGCCATGTATGGGAATAGTGTTCCCATTGCCAACAATAATGTGAGGAGGAAACTTTGATTGACAATAAGATAGAATTGTACCTTGAGAACCCGTCATGTGAGGAGCGCCCGTGTCCAAGTACCAGTTGTTGTCCAGAGGGTTCAAACTCATGGTGTACATAGCCAGTTCTATGTCCGTGGGTGTAGAAGCGGTAGACTGAGCATAGGCCTGTGATGAGTATTGCTGAGGTCTTGGGCCCAATAGCCCAGCTTGAGAATTACTTGGGTAACTGGGCTGCATGTTGGTATTATAATTGGGTCGAGCCCAATGTTGAGTTGGATACCGGCATGTAGGAGATGGACTCCACGAGTTGGGCTCATTAGCCTATGAGTGATGAGGCCAACTTTGGTACTGTGTTCCCTGATAATGTGTGAAGTCACTTCGACCTCTGCCTCGATTATGTTGTCCACaaccacaattattattattattattttggtagCTGTTACGACCTTGACCCCGATTTGATTGCCCAGAATTTTTATTGTTGAACATCAATGACGGAGATGGAGAGGTGGAAGTGGTGAGAGCCATGTCAACAGAAGGTGAAGAATTTTGTATTGTGTGTTGGTGTTGTTGATTCTTATGAGTTTCTTCAAGAATTAACATAGATCTCGCCTCCTAGAATGAAGGCAGCAGGTGGGTATGTGATAATTGTGATGCAATGATCTCATAGTTCTCATTTAAACCTGTGATAAGTTGAAGAACAATACAGTCATCTTTGAGAGCGGGACCAACGTTGGTATGTTGATCTGCCAAGACCTTTTGTTCTTGGTAATACGCAGATACGTTGGGAAAGTTGTCTAGCCGAATGTTGTTGAATTTCTGTTGAAGGTGAACAACATGAGAACTTTGATTGTCGTTAAAGATGGACTTGATCCGTTCCCATATTTTTGTAGCAGTGGTGTCGGGAGACATGATTGTTTCTAATAGATCAATAGAAATTGTGCCATAGATCCACTGGAGTACGATGGCATCCAGTCGATCCCAAGTTTCTGTTGGAGTGGTTTGATTAGTTATTATAGAGGAAGAATCACCAGTTGTAGTGTTATTCGGAGTTGGAAGGATATGTTGGAGGACTTGAAAAGCACGACAGTGGATGATGAATAATTGGGAACAATAGTTGTATTTGCTTGTATCCATGTCAAGGGTGATTGGGATTAGGTTTTTGATGTTGTTAACAGTTATTGCTGGGTGAAATTTGCCTTGGTCAGCCATTGAGAAAACAACagatagaagaagaagaagaagaagaagaagaagaagaagaagaagaagaagaagaagaagaagaagaagaagaagaagaagaagaagaagaagaagaagaaaggttCAATTTGTCGTGAAGATTAAGATAGGAGAAAGGTGACACCTAGACTGATACCATGATAATTTGCAATGCTTGCCTTTCTCATTGATAATACACGTTAATATATACATGATGTGATCTCCTATCTTTGGTAACAAGATAATTACCTTTCCACTATTTTGGGAGAAGGTTTACAAAATAACTATTATCTATAACAAAGTCAAATGTTGATACAAACTAATTATAGCATCGGTATGGTCCATTAACTTTCCTCATTCTTGTGGTAGGGACGGTGCTTCATAATGTCATTGCCAAGTGGCAGAACTTCATCCGATAACGTTTCCAAGCTTGCAACCAGGGGACGATGTATTTTGTAGCGGAAATAACTTTTGACAGGCGTTGGCAGGTGCCCCGCAGTGGACCAGCAAATTTTAAGTCTAAAATTTtggattattttattttgcctccgGTATTACAAATTTCTTAATCTGCCTGCATTTATTGGTGTGGGGTCGAAGGACCTCACTACTTTCAAAACTTTTATACAAGGTATTCTTTAAATTTTATAGGATATCAGATTTAACTATAGGACCTTATATACTTTTATAGGACCTCAGATTTTTTTACAATTTATATTTTTCTGGAGTAAACAGCGACTAAAGTAACCTTTAAAATATATTAACTTTGGAAAAAAATCTGGAACCTAATTGGATTTTCATGCTGGATTCGCCACTGCTAGCAACAATTTACATTAGGAATAATTTTTAGcaactactccctccgtcccaattagATAGTCCATGTTTCCTTTTTTGTCTGTCCTAAATTAatagttgatgttatgcgaggtgtatatgaaatagcttatattttactaggaaatactattaaatacgatacaattttacacaagatatttatttttttatagaatggatatacctaaaccttgctacaacacttataggcagtgtacctaatcgtacagtagtgtagtttttagtaagtccggttcgttccacagggaaatcttttaaacaaagcttaacgctatattagttttaatttataaaaatacaaatatatataagtaatattattattataaaggggggtttttaccgtctaatgactggtttatcgattttaaaactttagtcgcagttaaaacctaatgtaaaatattaaaaataaatacaacttaatttaaagcgtaaagtaaataacgataatgaaattgcaataaataaaagtgcgatgaaataaaattgcaataattaaaaagtgcgataattaaagtgcaattaaatatgaaaataaaggaattatgcttatttaaacttccgtaatcatgatgtttgacgtgttg
Proteins encoded in this region:
- the LOC139863707 gene encoding uncharacterized protein — its product is MADQGKFHPAITVNNIKNLIPITLDMDTSKYNYCSQLFIIHCRAFQVLQHILPTPNNTTTGDSSSIITNQTTPTETWDRLDAIVLQWIYGTISIDLLETIMSPDTTATKIWERIKSIFNDNQSSHVVHLQQKFNNIRLDNFPNVSAYYQEQKVLADQHTNVGPALKDDCIVLQLITGLNENYEIIASQLSHTHLLPSF